The stretch of DNA TTTGTTCCCCCAGCTCGATCTCGGCGGAGAATCGCATGCCCGGGTTCAGCTTCTCCATGGATTCGGGTGAGACATGGAGCCGAGCTTCGCAAAGGAAGAACTTCCGGGGGTCGCGCGGATGCCTTTGCCGGGCGATCTTGTCCACCTTGTCGATTTCTCCCGAGAAGTTCTCCCCGGGAAACGCATCGAGCCGAACCTGGACCTTCTTTCCGGTCTGCACTCCCCGAATCTGGTTTTCCGGGACAAACAACCGGGCGCGGAAGCGTTCCATGTCGGCGATGTCCATCAAGGGCTGTGTGGGCCAGACCTCGGAGCCCACTTCGAGAACGGTCCAGCTCCGCCGGTAGAGGACCACCCCGCCGAGAGGAGCTTTGGCTTCGAGTGAGGAGAGGGTCTCCCGGGCCATCTCCATCTCCGTTTCCGCCATTTTCCGGTCGACCTGGAGAAGGCGCAGGTCGGCTTCGGAGAGCCCCTGCTCCACCTCCCCCTTGCGATTCAAGTGTCCCTTTCTGTACCGGGCCAGGGCGGCGCTCATGATCGATTCCCGGATCTCCCATCGAGAGAAGATCCGTTCGTCCTTTCGAATCTGATCCTGCGTGTAATCCAGTTCCAAATCCGTGCTCTCAAGGTCCCGCTTCAGAGTCGCGGCCCGGCTCCGCGCCTCCATTTTCTGTTTCTCGATGAGGTGATTCTGAGTGTCGAGGGTGTTATGGCTCTGCTGCAGGGTCAGCACCGCGTCGGTCTGGTCGAACGCGACGACGGTGTCCCCTTGCTCGACGATCTGGCCTTCATCGGCCAGCCAGGCCAACTTCAGCGAGCCGGTCTTCACCATGGGGGCGTGGACCGGTGTGACCTGTAGACCTGTGAGTTCGCCGTCCGCCCGAACCAGGACCCGATAGTCTTGGGGAGTCACCCGCATCAGGGGTACGGGTTCGTTCTCCTGGGGATCCATCAGGGTGGCCAACCACTGTCTGCCCGCGTCCCGGAAATGGAAAACGACGCCCGCCGCGACGACCAGGAGCGACAATGCCAGGTAGACTTTTTTCATCGG from Acidobacteriota bacterium encodes:
- a CDS encoding efflux RND transporter periplasmic adaptor subunit, with the protein product MKKVYLALSLLVVAAGVVFHFRDAGRQWLATLMDPQENEPVPLMRVTPQDYRVLVRADGELTGLQVTPVHAPMVKTGSLKLAWLADEGQIVEQGDTVVAFDQTDAVLTLQQSHNTLDTQNHLIEKQKMEARSRAATLKRDLESTDLELDYTQDQIRKDERIFSRWEIRESIMSAALARYRKGHLNRKGEVEQGLSEADLRLLQVDRKMAETEMEMARETLSSLEAKAPLGGVVLYRRSWTVLEVGSEVWPTQPLMDIADMERFRARLFVPENQIRGVQTGKKVQVRLDAFPGENFSGEIDKVDKIARQRHPRDPRKFFLCEARLHVSPESMEKLNPGMRFSAEIELGEQTGVIVIPRSAVIKKDSEFVVFVREGGEYLEKRIEIVDSDFGFHVVQGLAAGTRICLRHPLEDQRLHLPDFSSPTASTQRRRYVPF